The Microplitis demolitor isolate Queensland-Clemson2020A chromosome 8, iyMicDemo2.1a, whole genome shotgun sequence genome has a segment encoding these proteins:
- the LOC103573227 gene encoding uncharacterized protein LOC103573227, protein MKIQSIYLLLTFVGVFALISNASAKYENVPPATLKRYLPYIDCVLDRRPCDLIGNEVKKRMPDWFKNECADCKSYITSNAKKMIPEVQKYFPEEWQLIKQKYGGQSSVENNLSSEFKIVPTYLEPSKPSSQNPGQKSHPVSSTPSKPPSRIPGQKSRPINPVSSKPTSQISVTDLFSNDPSYGAKAVICLIEKKGCDPLTQYFKLSMYKFIKYNQCVGCEVPKVLKWYTDMKNFLKKNFPEVLRDIIATEGLE, encoded by the exons atgaaaattcaatctatttatttgttactGACTTTTGTTGGAGTTTTCGCTCTAATTTCTAACGCAAGTGCCAAGTACGAAAATGTTCCACCAGCTACTTTGAAAAGATATTTGCCTTATATTGATTGTGTTTTAGATCGAAGACCATGTGACCTTATTGGAAACgaagtaaaaa aaCGAATGCCTGATTggtttaaaaatgaatgtgCTGATTGTAAATCTTACATAACATcgaatgcaaaaaaaatgataccagaagttcaaaaatattttcctgaAGAGTggcaattaattaaacaaaaatacgGTGGTCAATCATcagttgaaaataatttaagttcagAGTTTAAAATAGTTCCAACATATCTTGAACCGAGTAAACCATCTTCACAAAATCCAGGACAGAAAAGTCATCCAGTATCTTCAACACCTAGTAAACCACCTTCTCGAATTCCAGGACAAAAATCCCGCCCAATAAATCCAGTATCTAGTAAGCCGACATCTCAAATTTCAGTTACCGATCTATTTTCAAATGACCCTAGTTATGGAGCAAAAGCTGTGATTTgtctgatagaaaaaaaaggttgTGACCCCTTGACGcagtattttaaat TATCCatgtacaaatttattaaatacaatcaATGCGTCGGATGCGAGGTGCCGAAAGTTTTGAAATGGTATACAGATATGAAGAacttcttgaaaaaaaacttcccAGAAGTCTTAAGAGATATTATTGCCACAGAAGGactcgaataa
- the LOC103573225 gene encoding uncharacterized protein LOC103573225 yields MEACKIIFLCALGAVALISTSSAQHQISQDDYNSLKAQIDCVLDRGVCDEVGMFAKQILPELMLTHKCSMCDDAMNAKLQRTLGLMHVYFSNELIEIQNKYSNPRARNSEISQDKLDALKAQIDCVLDRGVCNEMGEFAKQILPEYLRTGVCSLCNDEMNALVKNTMQLMHVYFRNELAEIFKKYSSQPLSRHSYHH; encoded by the exons ATGGAAgcttgtaaaataattttcttgtgtGCTCTTGGAGCTGTTGCTTTGATTTCAACTTCTTCAGCACAACATCAAATTAGTCAGGATGATTATAATAGTTTGAAGGCTCAAATAGATTGTGTTCTTGATAGAGGAGTTTGTGATGAAGTTGGCATGTTTGCAAAGC AAATTTTGCCAGAACTTATGCTCACCCACAAATGCTCAATGTGTGATGACGCGATGAATGCCAAATTACAAAGAACACTTGGTTTAATGCATGTATATTTCagtaatgaattaattgaaattcagAATAAATACAGCAACCCTAGAGCAAGAAATTCAGAAATTTCTCAAGATAAGCTCGATGCCTTGAAAGCTCAAATTGATTGTGTTCTCGACAGAGGAGTATGTAATGAAATGGGAGAGTTTGCAAAAc AAATTTTGCCAGAATATCTTCGTACCGGAGTATGCTCACTGTGTAATGATGAGATGAACgctttagtaaaaaatacaatgcAATTAATGCATGTTTATTTCCGAAATGAATTAGCTGAAATCTTTAAGAAATACAGTAGCCAGCCACTTTCACGCCACTCATATCATCACTAA